Proteins from a genomic interval of Cygnus olor isolate bCygOlo1 chromosome 9, bCygOlo1.pri.v2, whole genome shotgun sequence:
- the SNED1 gene encoding sushi, nidogen and EGF-like domain-containing protein 1 isoform X6, protein MRVLRGCCVVLLALGEWLRAGGVVPLADFYPFGPAQGDAATLKQDDGGSELRPLSVRFPFFGAGHTGLYVNNNGIISFLKEVSQFTPVAFPISKDRRVVAAFWADVDNRRAGDVYYRESRDQAILERATRDIAQYFPEFPDFSAQWVFIATWYRVTFFGGSSFSPVNTFQIVLITDGKLSFTIFNYESITWTTGMHASSGGDFAGLGGIAAQAGFNAGDGKRYFNIPGSRTDDIADVEMTTNVGIPGRWVFRIDDAQVQVGGCSNTTSVCLTLRPCLNGGKCIEDCITGNPSYTCSCLAGFTGKRCHVDVDECLSHPCQNGATCINGVNSFSCRCLPGFRGASCEMEELPCETKVCQNGGTCQETNGTAACVCQPGYAGGDCETEVNECESSPCLNGGHCVDLVDNYTCVCLEPFVGQRCEIDPSSCEDRSCRNRQTCNYIRPGRYICTCSPGYYGNNCQYGGPRVPGACLSSPCQNGGSCLELEQGYACDCQEGYSGQDCRDKLSEGCECRNGGSCLEGNVTICQCLPGYFGLLCEFEVTATPCNVNTQCPDGGYCMEYGGSYLCVCHTDYGTNHTVPSPCDSEPCLNGGSCEAQDDSYTCECPPGFLGKHCERARPRLCSTAPCRNGGTCKESDGEYHCTCPYRFTGRHCEIGKPDPCASGPCQNGGTCFHYIGKYKCDCAPGYAGRHCEIVPSPCFLSPCENGATCEDLGGDFVCTCPVGYTGKHCRTEIDCGVPSAVKHAQASFNSTTVGSLAEYHCELGYALSQHNSPRVCHSQGVWSDPPECDEIDECRSQPCLNGGQCKDRIAEFLCVCEPGYVGHHCELEVDECQSEPCKNGGTCRDLPGSFVCFCPEGFVGIQCEEEVDACESGPCQNGGECEGYRGSYLCVCPEGFFGYHCETASDPCFSSPCGSRGYCLPSNGTHSCTCKVSYTGKSCEKVKRNVNNKNDISRPVMLTTRTRPRPVEGFEITNVTASTITVQWALHRLKHSTVSRVRVSIRQPGDLEDRTVELNSSVAKYTFLDLQPGERYIVHVTTLSGLGTEDHPSESLATAPFHVWTRPLPPRNLTASRVTPTSVSVTWEQPPAGAVEGYIINVTTLQSVKSRYVPNGKLASYTVRDLLPAQRYRLSVTAVQNTEQGQVHSEPIHLYVTTLQRDGAPERRWSQAGHPRVLRNRLPPAFLPELRLLADHDTAEEPSPAPRFTELVDGRGRISARFGTLLSRSITVKTQPEAPMKLENIEEPARGSLALQLHEAQSKSTGQNCSANPCKNGGTCVSESESYHCDCSPGFKGRHCELACKKVPHSCTRLYSETKSFPVWEGGTCHYLYKRVYKVHQDVCYKESCESTGSKKPSSRKQSDSHTLKKP, encoded by the exons ATGcgggtgctgcggggctgctgcgTCGTGCTGCTGGCGCTGGGCGAGTggctgcgggcgggcggcgTGGTGCCGCTGGCCGACTTCTACCCGTTCGGGCCGGCGCAGGGCGACGCCGCCACGCTCAAACAGGACGACGGCGGCTCCGAGCTGCGGCCGCTCTCCGTGCGCTTCCCCTTCTTCGGAGCGGGGCACACCGGGCTCTAC GTTAACAACAACGGGATCATCTCCTTCCTGAAGGAGGTCTCCCAGTTCACGCCGGTCGCCTTCCCAATCTCCAAGGACCGGCGCGTGGTGGCAGCTTTCTGGGCAGATGTGGACAACCGGCGGGCGGGCGATGTGTATTACCGGGAGAGCCGAGACCAGGCCATTCTGGAGCGGGCGACCAGGGACATCGCGCAGTATTTCCCCGAGTTCCCCGATTTCTCCGCGCAGTGGGTGTTCATCGCTACCTGGTACCGGGTCACCTTCTTCGGGGGAAGTTCGTTTTCACCG GTAAACACTTTCCAGATTGTCCTCATCACGGATGGCAAGCtgtccttcaccatcttcaaCTATGAGTCCATCACCTGGACCACGGGTATGCACGCCAGCAGTGGGGGGGACTTTGCTGGGCTTGGCGGCATCGCAGCGCAG GCAGGTTTTAACGCCGGTGATGGAAAGCGCTACTTCAACATCCCTGGATCCCGCACCGATGACATCGCTGACGTGGAGATGACGACAAATGTGGGTATCCCCGGGCGCTGGGTGTTCAGAATCGATGATGCCCAGGTGCaagtggggggctgcagcaatACAA CCTCCGTGTGCCTGACGCTGCGGCCCTGCCTGAACGGGGGGAAGTGCATTGAGGACTGCATCACGGGGAACCCCTCCTACACCTGCTCCTGTCTCGCAGGCTTCACGGGGAAGAGGTGCCACGTCG ACGTGGACGAGTGTCTCTCCCACCCGTGCCAGAACGGAGCCACCTGCATCAACGGCGTCAACAGCTTCAGCTGCCGGTGCCTGCCGGGCTTCAGAGGTGCCAGCTGCGAGATGG AGGAGTTGCCATGCGAGACCAAGGTGTGCCAGAACGGCGGGACGTGCCAAGAGACAAACGGGACGGCGGCATGCGTGTGCCAGCCGGGGTACGCGGGAGGAGACTGCGAGACAG aggTGAACGAATGCGAGTCCAGCCCTTGCCTGAACGGAGGGCACTGTGTCGACCTGGTTGATAACTACACGTGCGTGTGCCTGGAGCCCTTCGTGGGACAGCGCTGCGAGATAG acCCCTCCTCCTGCGAGGACCGGAGCTGCAGGAACCGTCAGACGTGCAACTACATCCGCCCGGGACGCTACATCTGCACGTGCTCCCCGGGCTATTACGGCAACAACTGCCAGTACG GTGGCCCCCGGGTACCCGGCGCCTgcctctccagcccctgccagaACGGGGGCAGTTgcctggagctggagcagggctaTGCCTGCGACTGCCAGGAGGGCTACAGCGGGCAGGACTGCCGCGACA AGCTCTCTGAGGGCTGCGAGTGTCGTAACGGAGGCAGCTGCCTGGAGGGGAACGTCACCATCTGCCAGTGCCTGCCGGGGTATTTCGGTCTCCTCTGTGAATTCG AGGTGACCGCCACGCCGTGCAACGTGAACACGCAGTGCCCAGACGGCGGCTACTGCATGGAGTATGGTGGGAGCTACCTGTGTGTGTGCCACACCGACTACGGCACCAACCACA CGGTACCTTCCCCCTGCGACTCCGAGCCTTGCCTGAACGGGGGGTCCTGCGAGGCTCAGGACGACTCCTACACCTGCGAGTGTCCCCCGGGCTTCCTGGGGAAGCACTGCGAGAGAG CCCGGCCGCGGCTCTGCAGCACAGCGCCGTGCCGCAACGGGGGCACCTGCAAGGAGTCCGACGGCGAGTACCACTGCACCTGCCCCTACCGCTTCACCGGCCGGCACTGTGAGATAG GTAAGCCAGACCCCTGCGCCTCGGGGCCCTGCCAGAATGGGGGCACCTGCTTCCACTACATCGGCAAGTACAAGTGCGACTGCGCCCCGGGCTACGCCGGACGGCACTGCGAGATCG TGCCATCTCCCTGCTTTCTGAGCCCATGTGAGAACGGTGCGACCTGTGAGGACCTCGGCGGGGACTTTGTGTGCACGTGTCCCGTGGGCTACACCGGGAAGCACTGCCGGACGG AGATCGACTGCGGCGTGCCCAGCGCGGTGAAGCACGCCCAGGCCTCCTTCAACTCCACCACGGTGGGCTCGCTGGCTGAATACCACTGCGAGCTGGGCTATGCCCTCAGCCAGCACAACAGCCCCCGTGTCTGCCACTCGCAGGGCGTCTGGAGTGACCCCCCCGAATGCGACG AGATTGACGAGTGCCGGTCCCAGCCTTGCCTGAATGGCGGTCAGTGCAAGGACCGCATCGCTGAGTTCCTGTGCGTGTGCGAGCCAGGATACGTGGGCCACCACTGTGAGTTGG AAGTTGATGAATGCCAGTCAGAGCCCTGCAAGAACGGCGGGACCTGCCGGGACCTCCCAGgctcttttgtttgcttctgtccCGAGGGCTTCGTGGGGATCCAGTGTGAGGAAG AAGTGGACGCCTGCGAGTCTGGCCCGTGCCAAAACGGAGGGGAGTGCGAAGGCTACCGAGGCTCCTACCTGTGTGTGTGCCCGGAGGGTTTCTTCGGTTACCATTGCGAGACAG CCAGCGACCCGTGCTTCTCCAGCCCGTGTGGGAGCCGAGGCTACTGCCTGCCCAGCAACGGCACCCACAGCTGCACCTGCAAAGTGAGCTACACAGGCAAGAGCTGCGAAAAAG tcAAACGCAACGTGAACAACAAGAATGATATCAGCAGGCCTGTCATGCTCACCACGCGCACTA GACCGCGTCCGGTGGAAGGCTTTGAGATCACGAACGTGACGGCCAGCACCATCACGGTGCAATGGGCTCTCCACCGGCTCAAGCACTCCACTGTCAGTAGGGTGCGTGTCTCCATCCGCCAGCCTGGGGACCTGGAAGACCGCACGGTGGAGCTGAACAGCAGCGTGGCCAAGTACACCTTCCT ggacctgcagccaggagagcGCTACATCGTCCACGTCACCACGCTGAGCGGCCTGGGGACAGAAGATCACCCCTCGGAGAGCCTGGCCACGGCCCCCTTCCACGTGTGGACGA gaCCTCTCCCGCCTCGAAACCTCACAGCCTCGCGCGTCACCCCCACCTCCGTGTCCGTGACGTGGGAGCAGCCGCCCGCTGGCGCCGTGGAGGGGTACATCATCAACGTCACCACCCTGCAGAGCGTCAAGAGCCGCTACGTGCCCAACGGCAAGCTCGCGTCCTACACCGTGCGGGACCTGCTGCCCGCGCAGCGCTACCGCCTCTCCGTGACGGCCGTGCAGAACACGGAGCAGGGGCAGGTGCACAGCGAGCCCATCCACCTCTACGTCACCACCC TGCAGAGGGATGGGGCTCCGGAGAGGCGCTGGAGCCAGGCTGGACACCCCCGGGTCCTGCGCaacaggctgcccccagccttcCTGCCCGAACTCCGCTTGCTCGCAGACCACGACACGGCTGAggagccctccccagcccccag GTTCACTGAGCTGGTGGATGGCAGAGGGAGAATCAGCGCCAGGTTCGGCACTTTGCTGAGCAGATCCATCACCGTGAAGACAC AGCCAGAGGCTCCCATGAAGCTGGAGAACATCGAGGAGCCTGCCCGGGGCAGTCTGGCGCTGCAGCTGCACGAGGCACAGAGCAAGA GCACCGGGCAGAACTGCTCTGCAAACCCCTGCAAGAACGGAGGCACCTGTGTGAGCGAGAGCGAGTCCTACCACTGCGACTGCAGCCCGGGCTTCAAGGGCAGGCACTGCGAGCTGG CCTGCAAGAAGGTGCCACACTCGTGCACGCGGCTGTACTCGGAAACCAAGTCATTCCCCGTGTGGGAAGGAGGCACCTGCCACTACCT GTACAAGAGAGTCTACAAGGTACACCAGGATGTCTGCTACAAGGAGAGCTGCGAGAGCACCGGTTCCAAGAAGCCAAGCAGCAG aaaacaaagcgACAGTCACACACTGAAGAAGCCATAG
- the SNED1 gene encoding sushi, nidogen and EGF-like domain-containing protein 1 isoform X7: MRVLRGCCVVLLALGEWLRAGGVVPLADFYPFGPAQGDAATLKQDDGGSELRPLSVRFPFFGAGHTGLYVNNNGIISFLKEVSQFTPVAFPISKDRRVVAAFWADVDNRRAGDVYYRESRDQAILERATRDIAQYFPEFPDFSAQWVFIATWYRVTFFGGSSFSPVNTFQIVLITDGKLSFTIFNYESITWTTGMHASSGGDFAGLGGIAAQAGFNAGDGKRYFNIPGSRTDDIADVEMTTNVGIPGRWVFRIDDAQVQVGGCSNTTSVCLTLRPCLNGGKCIEDCITGNPSYTCSCLAGFTGKRCHVDVDECLSHPCQNGATCINGVNSFSCRCLPGFRGASCEMEELPCETKVCQNGGTCQETNGTAACVCQPGYAGGDCETEVNECESSPCLNGGHCVDLVDNYTCVCLEPFVGQRCEIDPSSCEDRSCRNRQTCNYIRPGRYICTCSPGYYGNNCQYGGPRVPGACLSSPCQNGGSCLELEQGYACDCQEGYSGQDCRDKLSEGCECRNGGSCLEGNVTICQCLPGYFGLLCEFEVTATPCNVNTQCPDGGYCMEYGGSYLCVCHTDYGTNHTVPSPCDSEPCLNGGSCEAQDDSYTCECPPGFLGKHCERARPRLCSTAPCRNGGTCKESDGEYHCTCPYRFTGRHCEIGKPDPCASGPCQNGGTCFHYIGKYKCDCAPGYAGRHCEIVPSPCFLSPCENGATCEDLGGDFVCTCPVGYTGKHCRTEIDCGVPSAVKHAQASFNSTTVGSLAEYHCELGYALSQHNSPRVCHSQGVWSDPPECDEIDECRSQPCLNGGQCKDRIAEFLCVCEPGYVGHHCELEVDECQSEPCKNGGTCRDLPGSFVCFCPEGFVGIQCEEEVDACESGPCQNGGECEGYRGSYLCVCPEGFFGYHCETASDPCFSSPCGSRGYCLPSNGTHSCTCKVSYTGKSCEKVKRNVNNKNDISRPVMLTTRTRPRPVEGFEITNVTASTITVQWALHRLKHSTVSRVRVSIRQPGDLEDRTVELNSSVAKYTFLDLQPGERYIVHVTTLSGLGTEDHPSESLATAPFHVWTRPLPPRNLTASRVTPTSVSVTWEQPPAGAVEGYIINVTTLQSVKSRYVPNGKLASYTVRDLLPAQRYRLSVTAVQNTEQGQVHSEPIHLYVTTLQRDGAPERRWSQAGHPRVLRNRLPPAFLPELRLLADHDTAEEPSPAPRFTELVDGRGRISARFGTLLSRSITVKTQPEAPMKLENIEEPARGSLALQLHEAQSKSTGQNCSANPCKNGGTCVSESESYHCDCSPGFKGRHCELGTRESTRYTRMSATRRAARAPVPRSQAAENKATVTH, translated from the exons ATGcgggtgctgcggggctgctgcgTCGTGCTGCTGGCGCTGGGCGAGTggctgcgggcgggcggcgTGGTGCCGCTGGCCGACTTCTACCCGTTCGGGCCGGCGCAGGGCGACGCCGCCACGCTCAAACAGGACGACGGCGGCTCCGAGCTGCGGCCGCTCTCCGTGCGCTTCCCCTTCTTCGGAGCGGGGCACACCGGGCTCTAC GTTAACAACAACGGGATCATCTCCTTCCTGAAGGAGGTCTCCCAGTTCACGCCGGTCGCCTTCCCAATCTCCAAGGACCGGCGCGTGGTGGCAGCTTTCTGGGCAGATGTGGACAACCGGCGGGCGGGCGATGTGTATTACCGGGAGAGCCGAGACCAGGCCATTCTGGAGCGGGCGACCAGGGACATCGCGCAGTATTTCCCCGAGTTCCCCGATTTCTCCGCGCAGTGGGTGTTCATCGCTACCTGGTACCGGGTCACCTTCTTCGGGGGAAGTTCGTTTTCACCG GTAAACACTTTCCAGATTGTCCTCATCACGGATGGCAAGCtgtccttcaccatcttcaaCTATGAGTCCATCACCTGGACCACGGGTATGCACGCCAGCAGTGGGGGGGACTTTGCTGGGCTTGGCGGCATCGCAGCGCAG GCAGGTTTTAACGCCGGTGATGGAAAGCGCTACTTCAACATCCCTGGATCCCGCACCGATGACATCGCTGACGTGGAGATGACGACAAATGTGGGTATCCCCGGGCGCTGGGTGTTCAGAATCGATGATGCCCAGGTGCaagtggggggctgcagcaatACAA CCTCCGTGTGCCTGACGCTGCGGCCCTGCCTGAACGGGGGGAAGTGCATTGAGGACTGCATCACGGGGAACCCCTCCTACACCTGCTCCTGTCTCGCAGGCTTCACGGGGAAGAGGTGCCACGTCG ACGTGGACGAGTGTCTCTCCCACCCGTGCCAGAACGGAGCCACCTGCATCAACGGCGTCAACAGCTTCAGCTGCCGGTGCCTGCCGGGCTTCAGAGGTGCCAGCTGCGAGATGG AGGAGTTGCCATGCGAGACCAAGGTGTGCCAGAACGGCGGGACGTGCCAAGAGACAAACGGGACGGCGGCATGCGTGTGCCAGCCGGGGTACGCGGGAGGAGACTGCGAGACAG aggTGAACGAATGCGAGTCCAGCCCTTGCCTGAACGGAGGGCACTGTGTCGACCTGGTTGATAACTACACGTGCGTGTGCCTGGAGCCCTTCGTGGGACAGCGCTGCGAGATAG acCCCTCCTCCTGCGAGGACCGGAGCTGCAGGAACCGTCAGACGTGCAACTACATCCGCCCGGGACGCTACATCTGCACGTGCTCCCCGGGCTATTACGGCAACAACTGCCAGTACG GTGGCCCCCGGGTACCCGGCGCCTgcctctccagcccctgccagaACGGGGGCAGTTgcctggagctggagcagggctaTGCCTGCGACTGCCAGGAGGGCTACAGCGGGCAGGACTGCCGCGACA AGCTCTCTGAGGGCTGCGAGTGTCGTAACGGAGGCAGCTGCCTGGAGGGGAACGTCACCATCTGCCAGTGCCTGCCGGGGTATTTCGGTCTCCTCTGTGAATTCG AGGTGACCGCCACGCCGTGCAACGTGAACACGCAGTGCCCAGACGGCGGCTACTGCATGGAGTATGGTGGGAGCTACCTGTGTGTGTGCCACACCGACTACGGCACCAACCACA CGGTACCTTCCCCCTGCGACTCCGAGCCTTGCCTGAACGGGGGGTCCTGCGAGGCTCAGGACGACTCCTACACCTGCGAGTGTCCCCCGGGCTTCCTGGGGAAGCACTGCGAGAGAG CCCGGCCGCGGCTCTGCAGCACAGCGCCGTGCCGCAACGGGGGCACCTGCAAGGAGTCCGACGGCGAGTACCACTGCACCTGCCCCTACCGCTTCACCGGCCGGCACTGTGAGATAG GTAAGCCAGACCCCTGCGCCTCGGGGCCCTGCCAGAATGGGGGCACCTGCTTCCACTACATCGGCAAGTACAAGTGCGACTGCGCCCCGGGCTACGCCGGACGGCACTGCGAGATCG TGCCATCTCCCTGCTTTCTGAGCCCATGTGAGAACGGTGCGACCTGTGAGGACCTCGGCGGGGACTTTGTGTGCACGTGTCCCGTGGGCTACACCGGGAAGCACTGCCGGACGG AGATCGACTGCGGCGTGCCCAGCGCGGTGAAGCACGCCCAGGCCTCCTTCAACTCCACCACGGTGGGCTCGCTGGCTGAATACCACTGCGAGCTGGGCTATGCCCTCAGCCAGCACAACAGCCCCCGTGTCTGCCACTCGCAGGGCGTCTGGAGTGACCCCCCCGAATGCGACG AGATTGACGAGTGCCGGTCCCAGCCTTGCCTGAATGGCGGTCAGTGCAAGGACCGCATCGCTGAGTTCCTGTGCGTGTGCGAGCCAGGATACGTGGGCCACCACTGTGAGTTGG AAGTTGATGAATGCCAGTCAGAGCCCTGCAAGAACGGCGGGACCTGCCGGGACCTCCCAGgctcttttgtttgcttctgtccCGAGGGCTTCGTGGGGATCCAGTGTGAGGAAG AAGTGGACGCCTGCGAGTCTGGCCCGTGCCAAAACGGAGGGGAGTGCGAAGGCTACCGAGGCTCCTACCTGTGTGTGTGCCCGGAGGGTTTCTTCGGTTACCATTGCGAGACAG CCAGCGACCCGTGCTTCTCCAGCCCGTGTGGGAGCCGAGGCTACTGCCTGCCCAGCAACGGCACCCACAGCTGCACCTGCAAAGTGAGCTACACAGGCAAGAGCTGCGAAAAAG tcAAACGCAACGTGAACAACAAGAATGATATCAGCAGGCCTGTCATGCTCACCACGCGCACTA GACCGCGTCCGGTGGAAGGCTTTGAGATCACGAACGTGACGGCCAGCACCATCACGGTGCAATGGGCTCTCCACCGGCTCAAGCACTCCACTGTCAGTAGGGTGCGTGTCTCCATCCGCCAGCCTGGGGACCTGGAAGACCGCACGGTGGAGCTGAACAGCAGCGTGGCCAAGTACACCTTCCT ggacctgcagccaggagagcGCTACATCGTCCACGTCACCACGCTGAGCGGCCTGGGGACAGAAGATCACCCCTCGGAGAGCCTGGCCACGGCCCCCTTCCACGTGTGGACGA gaCCTCTCCCGCCTCGAAACCTCACAGCCTCGCGCGTCACCCCCACCTCCGTGTCCGTGACGTGGGAGCAGCCGCCCGCTGGCGCCGTGGAGGGGTACATCATCAACGTCACCACCCTGCAGAGCGTCAAGAGCCGCTACGTGCCCAACGGCAAGCTCGCGTCCTACACCGTGCGGGACCTGCTGCCCGCGCAGCGCTACCGCCTCTCCGTGACGGCCGTGCAGAACACGGAGCAGGGGCAGGTGCACAGCGAGCCCATCCACCTCTACGTCACCACCC TGCAGAGGGATGGGGCTCCGGAGAGGCGCTGGAGCCAGGCTGGACACCCCCGGGTCCTGCGCaacaggctgcccccagccttcCTGCCCGAACTCCGCTTGCTCGCAGACCACGACACGGCTGAggagccctccccagcccccag GTTCACTGAGCTGGTGGATGGCAGAGGGAGAATCAGCGCCAGGTTCGGCACTTTGCTGAGCAGATCCATCACCGTGAAGACAC AGCCAGAGGCTCCCATGAAGCTGGAGAACATCGAGGAGCCTGCCCGGGGCAGTCTGGCGCTGCAGCTGCACGAGGCACAGAGCAAGA GCACCGGGCAGAACTGCTCTGCAAACCCCTGCAAGAACGGAGGCACCTGTGTGAGCGAGAGCGAGTCCTACCACTGCGACTGCAGCCCGGGCTTCAAGGGCAGGCACTGCGAGCTGG GTACAAGAGAGTCTACAAGGTACACCAGGATGTCTGCTACAAGGAGAGCTGCGAGAGCACCGGTTCCAAGAAGCCAAGCAGCAG aaaacaaagcgACAGTCACACACTGA